CGAGATAGACAACGTCAGGATACCCCGTACTCCTGAGGCCGGAAGAAGATGGGTTCGGTTCGTTTACGAAACGCTGAAGGCCAGCTCCAGCAGGCCGGTGACCTTCGGTATCCACCAGGAGGACATTCAGGGGGACAAGCACTTCCGCGTTGGCGACGTGGCTGAAGGAAACGACTTCCTCTGCATGCACGCGTATTCGGTCTACACTGACTTCACTGATCCCCTCGATCCCTACTTTGTCCCCTTCGCATGCCTGCTGACGAAAGCACTCGGGGGAAAGGAAGTCCTCATGCAGGAGTTCGGGATGCCGACGACGCCCGGGGAGACCAGAAGGATACGCTCAGTGACGGGTAAACACGAGACAGAGCACTACCTTATAAATGAAAAGGATGCCGCAAGGTGGCTGGAAGAGACCCTCAAGGCCCTCTACGAGTTCGGAACCCTCGGTGCATTCTACTGGAACTTCGCCGATTACCACGAGAGCATATGGGACAGGCCTCCCCTCGACAGGGCAGTCCATGAGAGGTTTTTCGGCCTCCTGAGGAGCGACGGGAGCCTAAAGCCGACCGCCCTTGTGATGAGGGAATTCAGGAAAAAGATGGGCGAACTTAAAAGGAGAAGCATTGAGATAGAGGTGCCGGAAGACTACTATTCGGACCCCAAGGGCAACCTTGTAAGGCTGTACAGGGAGTTCAGGCAAAAGCTCGGCCTTGAGTGAGGTGGTTGTCGTGATTGTCTCCATCGGCGAAGTCCTCATGGACTTCATAGCCCTGCAGGAGGGGAAGCTTAAGGATGTGAAGTCCTTCGAGAAGCACCCTGGCGGCGCTCCTGCGAACGTTGCCGTCGGCCTTTCCAGGCTCGGCGTTGA
This window of the Thermococcus thermotolerans genome carries:
- a CDS encoding glycoside hydrolase 5 family protein, with the translated sequence MKMEFVLGVNYWPRRKAMFWWKEFEEGEVREEFAVIKELNLDVVRIFLLWEDFQPEPERINDKSLRNLERVMDIAHELGLGVMPTFFIGHMSGINWLPEWVLSDEPHSRFLTYSNGRVVDRGARDIYEEPDLLEAEELLLRTVGSELDDHPALYAWDISNEIDNVRIPRTPEAGRRWVRFVYETLKASSSRPVTFGIHQEDIQGDKHFRVGDVAEGNDFLCMHAYSVYTDFTDPLDPYFVPFACLLTKALGGKEVLMQEFGMPTTPGETRRIRSVTGKHETEHYLINEKDAARWLEETLKALYEFGTLGAFYWNFADYHESIWDRPPLDRAVHERFFGLLRSDGSLKPTALVMREFRKKMGELKRRSIEIEVPEDYYSDPKGNLVRLYREFRQKLGLE